The genomic interval TGGTCGCCAATCACTTGGCCGAAGGCGGTTTTGTGGGCATCTCGCTGCTCTTGTTGTACAAGCTGCACGTGCCCATCGGCGTCTCCTTTTTCATTCTGAACATCCCGCTTCTCATCGTGGCGTGGAGGCAATTCGGCCACGAGTTTGTCCTGAAGACGGCGGCGGGGGTCGCAGGCGTGTCCGCCTTCAGCGAAATCACCCAACCTGTTCGGATTCCGCTGCACGATCCCCTGCTGGCCGCGCTGTACGCCGGCGTGATCACCGGCATCGGGCTTGGGCTCATCTTTCGGGCAGGCGGCACCACAGGCGGATCCGACATTATCGCGCGATTGCTCAGGCACCACCGCGGAATTGGCATGGGGCAGACTCTCTTCGCCATCGACTTCCTCGTGATCCTCTCGGTCATGATGCTGATTGGCAAGGAGGTCGCCATGTATTCGCTCGTGGCCCTGTTCGTGGCCAGCCGCGTGATCGACTTCGTGATTGAGGGCGCCTCGAGCGGCCGGGCGATGATGATTGTCTCCGACCACCATCATGACATCATCGAGGCCATCCATCGCGAGCTCGATCGCGGCACCACGCTGCTGCAGGCCCGCGGCGGTTACACAGGGGCGAGCCGAGAGGTGATCTACTGCGTCGTGTCGCGGGACGAGGTCTCGCGCGTGCAGCGCATCATCGAGAGTATCGATCCGTACGCGTTCGTGACGGTAAACCCGGTCCACGAAGTCCTCGGAGAAGGGTTCACCTTCGATGGCGAGGCGAGTTCGTCGGGCAGGCGGCGCAAAAAATGGCTGTGAGGCTCGCGGCCACACAGCCAACACCGACGCAGGCATCAGGCGGGAGAGTCTTCGAGGTATTCGCCGCGATCGAACTGGATGAGCCGCTCGCTCGCCGCGAGAAAGGCGCGCTTGTCGCCCGCGTCCAACGCGGCGTCCACCGCCCGCATCAGCTGTTCTCGCCGGTACGCCCGCAGCGCCTGCTCGATGACGAGATCCGCCTGGACGGATAGCATCTCGCGGATAGCAGGATCCAAATCCGGCCGCGCGGGCTCCTCAAGGACCGAGGCGAATTCCGGGCATGTGCTTCTGTCTTTGAAGAACAGGCCCACGTAGATGTCCTCGTCCGGGTGCTGATACAAGTCCATAAACGCCTGCTCGACGTCCGTGGTGACCGGTTTGTTGCGCCGGTAGTACCGGAACGGCGCGACGTGCACACAAGTGGTCGACACCACGATGACGCGCGAAAATTGGCGAAAATGGTCTACGAAGTGAACGCGCTCGAGGATGTTTTCGCGCGACATCATGTAGCGCAGCAACATCTCGGCTTCACGGCTCTGCAATCGGTAGTTGGCTAGAAACCAGCGCAGGAAATGCTTCTTCTCAGCGACGCTCACGGTGGTTCCCATAGCCATTCTCCTCCCTGCTTCCCGAGGTCTCGGAAGCGTCCAGCGAGCATCCGCAAGTTTCGAATTGTGTGTTCATTGTATTCTGTGAACGAGCTCGCTTTTCCTGCACCCGGTGTGTTTTTCCCTTCCCGGACCCTACGCCCACGACTCGCCGGGTGGGCGATGTTCGGCTTCGGCTTCCCCGCGCGAGGCGGCCACCCAACGAGCGAGCATCCGCTCGACGTTTTGCGGGATGCCGTACAGCGAGTGCCGGACCACGAAGGCGCGCCACGCGTCGAAGTCGTGGCCTTCCCGCAAACCACGCGCGATGGTGTGGGCCAGGACCCGGTAGGCGCGAACCCCGTCCGACGGAATCCGTTCCACGAACGGAGCGATGGTTTCCTCCAGGCGCGGATCGGGCGACACGACGACCAGTTCAAAATTGGGCTGCACGACGAGCGCCGGCCGGCGTTCGGTGAGGTCGGCGGTCGACTCCGCGTCGCCTTGTGATAATAATTCTTGACCGACTTCGGTCGTTTGAAACCACTTCGGAGGAGATTCTGGCGTATCGGAACCAATTCTGGCGACGCCCAGGTGAACCAGCATTTTGACGATGCGCGTTCGCCAGACGTCCTCGGTCGAATCGTAGTAAAACGCGTTCAGAAAGGGAAGGCACAACTCGTACAGCGAGGCGAGATCGAGCCAATCCCCGCCCAAGCGGCGGATGAGCCGCAACACGTCGGCCAAGCGCGGAATGGGCCCCCGATAGC from Alicyclobacillus acidocaldarius subsp. acidocaldarius DSM 446 carries:
- a CDS encoding YitT family protein produces the protein MKTFERGIQWGAIAVGALIYALGLNGFLVANHLAEGGFVGISLLLLYKLHVPIGVSFFILNIPLLIVAWRQFGHEFVLKTAAGVAGVSAFSEITQPVRIPLHDPLLAALYAGVITGIGLGLIFRAGGTTGGSDIIARLLRHHRGIGMGQTLFAIDFLVILSVMMLIGKEVAMYSLVALFVASRVIDFVIEGASSGRAMMIVSDHHHDIIEAIHRELDRGTTLLQARGGYTGASREVIYCVVSRDEVSRVQRIIESIDPYAFVTVNPVHEVLGEGFTFDGEASSSGRRRKKWL
- a CDS encoding YpiB family protein, whose translation is MGTTVSVAEKKHFLRWFLANYRLQSREAEMLLRYMMSRENILERVHFVDHFRQFSRVIVVSTTCVHVAPFRYYRRNKPVTTDVEQAFMDLYQHPDEDIYVGLFFKDRSTCPEFASVLEEPARPDLDPAIREMLSVQADLVIEQALRAYRREQLMRAVDAALDAGDKRAFLAASERLIQFDRGEYLEDSPA